The nucleotide sequence AACAATAAACTCATCCTCCGCCTCCGACCGCTCGATAGCATACACCTCAGGCTCTGGCGACACCAGCTGCTCCGTGGGACCCTTACCATGCACACACTTATAGTCAAAATCCCCCAGAGCCCTAGACACTGCCAGGGACCCATTGACACGCTGGATCATCACAGATCCTCCAGCATTCTGGATCCTCTCCTTCTCCAAGGGGTTGCTGGGTTTGTGGTCCTGTGTGAAGAAGTGCACAGCCCCTCCACGGCTCAGCACACCCCGCGAGTCTCCACAGTTGATAAAGTAGATGTGGCGGGGTGAGATCATCACACCGACGGCAGTCGAGCCGCTGCGGTCAGCACCACCATGTTTCTTCTCCGAGATCTGCCGCATGTGATCGTCGATCTGCAGGAAACCAGTCCGGATTCCAGATTTCACGCTGTCCACGCTGGGCTCCACGGCTGGACCCCCTCCTCCGCCCCCAGCCTGGAAGTCAGGGTTGCTGGTGATGTGCTCCAGGAGGTGCTCGCAGCAGTAACGTGCCACCTGCGATCCTGCGTGCCCGTCGTAAACAGCGAAGAATGACCAGGGGTCCAAGCCGTTGGGCAGGCCGATGATAGCAGTATGTGCAT is from Carassius auratus strain Wakin chromosome 13, ASM336829v1, whole genome shotgun sequence and encodes:
- the LOC113112398 gene encoding protein phosphatase 1A isoform X2, with the translated sequence MGAFLDKPKMEKHNAHGEGNGLCYGLSSMQGWRVEMEDAHTAIIGLPNGLDPWSFFAVYDGHAGSQVARYCCEHLLEHITSNPDFQAGGGGGGPAVEPSVDSVKSGIRTGFLQIDDHMRQISEKKHGGADRSGSTAVGVMISPRHIYFINCGDSRGVLSRGGAVHFFTQDHKPSNPLEKERIQNAGGSVMIQRVNGSLAVSRALGDFDYKCVHGKGPTEQLVSPEPEVYAIERSEAEDEFIVLACDGIWDVMANEELCDFVRSRLEVTDDLERVCNEIVDTCLYKGSRDNMSVVLVCFVSAPKVSPEAVKREAELDKYLEGRVEEILKRQGDEGVPDLLHVMRTLASESIPNLPPGGELASKRSVIEAVYNKLNPYRNEDTDSASTDDMW
- the LOC113112398 gene encoding protein phosphatase 1A isoform X1, with protein sequence MGAFLDKPKMEKHNAHGEGNGLCYGLSSMQGWRVEMEDAHTAIIGLPNGLDPWSFFAVYDGHAGSQVARYCCEHLLEHITSNPDFQAGGGGGGPAVEPSVDSVKSGIRTGFLQIDDHMRQISEKKHGGADRSGSTAVGVMISPRHIYFINCGDSRGVLSRGGAVHFFTQDHKPSNPLEKERIQNAGGSVMIQRVNGSLAVSRALGDFDYKCVHGKGPTEQLVSPEPEVYAIERSEAEDEFIVLACDGIWDVMANEELCDFVRSRLEVTDDLERVCNEIVDTCLYKGSRDNMSVVLVCFVSAPKVSPEAVKREAELDKYLEGRVEEILKRQGDEGVPDLLHVMRTLASESIPNLPPGGELASKRSVIEAVYNKLNPYRNEDTLGGISQAALLLSPFKDSASTDDMW